One Plasmodium vinckei vinckei genome assembly, chromosome: PVVCY_09 genomic region harbors:
- a CDS encoding glycerol-3-phosphate dehydrogenase, putative — MLTYFLCYSGGSVNTINKNVISPTVKHNGPLKVSIIGSGSWGTVISKIISENTQRSKIFHPIVRMYVNEEIVDNEKLSDIINKTKENVKYMKGMKLPNNIVAIPDIDKVIEDADLLIFVVPHQYLETTLREIMKNKNLKSTAKAISLMKGIKICDYKPMLLSNIIENMLNIECSVLSGSNIASELSTESFSEATIGFENLETAEIWRELFDRNYFKINCIQDKAGVEMCGALKNVVALGIGFSEAFKKSYNTKSAIIRIGLEEMKKFAKLFFPNVLDETFLDSCGVADIIATCLGGRNVKCATEFAVRNGQDSWDKIESELLNGQKLQGVYTSKEIYKILENRELKNEFPLFSIIYEIAFGYKNPSSITNVLSTKKLRHIKYRK, encoded by the exons atGTTAACGTATT TTCTATGCTATTCTGGCGGTTCAGTAAATactataaacaaaaatgttatatcCCCAACTGTTAAACACAATGGGCCATTGaaa GTGTCTATTATAGGTAGCGGAAGCTGGGGTACAGTCATTTCGAAAATTATATCTGAAAATACTCAAAGATCTAAAATTTTCCACCCAATT GTAAGAATGTATGTCAATGAAGAAATTGTAGACAACGAAAAATTAAgtgatataataaataagacaaaggaaaatgtaaaatatatgaaaggAATGAAACTaccaaataatattgtaGCTATTCCTGATATCGATAAAGTTATTGAAGATGCAGATTTGCTTATCTTTGTTGTTCCCCACCAATATTTAGAA ACCACATTAAGagaaattatgaaaaataaaaatcttAAAAGCACCGCAAAGGCAATAAGTTTAATGaaaggaataaaaatatgtgacTATAAACCCATGCTATTATCAAACATAATAGAAAACATGCTAAATATTGAATGCTCTGTTTTATCTGGGTCAAACATTGCCTCG GAATTATCTACAGAAAGTTTTAGCGAAGCTACAATAGGTTTCGAAAATTTAGAAACTGCAGAAATATGGAGAGAATTATTTGACcgaaattattttaaaataaattgcaTACAGGACAAAGCAGGTGTCGAG ATGTGTGGagcattaaaaaatgttgttGCTTTAGGAATAGGATTTTCAGAGGCATtcaaaaaaagttataataCCAAATCTGCTATTATTAGAATTGGCTTGGaggaaatgaaaaagtttgcaaaattgttttttccGAACGTTCTAGAT GAAACCTTTTTAGACAGCTGTGGAGTAGCCGATATTATAGCGACCTGTTTAGGAGGTCGAAACGTAAAATGTGCAACAGAATTTGCCGTTAGAAATGGCCAAGACTCATGGGATAAAATTGAATCAGAGTTGTTAAATGGGCAAAAACTTCAG GGGGTATACACGTCAAAGgagatatataaaattttagaGAATCGCGAATTAAAAAACGAATTTCCATTATTCAGTATAATTTATGAAATAGCATTCGGATATAAAAATCCGTCTAGTATTACTAATGTTCTTTCaacgaaaaaattaagacatattaaatatagaaagtaa
- a CDS encoding SET domain-containing protein 7, putative histone-lysine N-methyltransferase SET7, putative, which translates to METILRKLRRSNKKDEPVEEIDGIDEDIWAQAKTLDFDDDPYNYKSNTKYKKDNNKFEKRENISEDIYLENDELESDELENSNNKINEKYYINSISLLNDYLHNVSKDEAKDHYIKKGKKYYNKYQNDNIKRTEYDQKAFNKYACETKEYFEPDNEMNVLKETAIERIKIKKLDKKHQHVEETLEDEILEDDALEEDVLEEDVLEEDDDINEGEDYEVEDYEIEDEEEEVDNIEYKYIGDTIELYDKENNEKYEENQADNNNNENILEDKEETVIEVEEDETYVEEKLEIYTNEQIDNEVEISQIKGKGRCMFTRKELNPGNIIFIEKPLLIIIPSLNETLWEILNNLNNEQPFELPLRWHYAALCTMTMLNDDDFNACIDKWIPEPDKDPDEDVYNVLDKVCEIKTTKSGGKYYYYKNKLIDPNVYDRIIQVWHYNAFGHHTDSEGLVLYNRISMLAHSCNSTACWHYGENDSFVLRARVKLNVGDELTISYLGDDDLYKSSNIRREKLTNWLFVCMCNRCSNPVDYSRGFKCATCGIGTFFIKSEYDCETPIITKCNICLSEVSESTALEYIEYENSYIERLEETNKNDLADALSVYIQADKIFTQHWVMYQLYTILFEGYRDACEWGKAIYYQMQRIRYAMEVIPRANYVLAWLYEELGEIHANSINTDILTTEDDYKITYEEKKRICSFFLRSIHLLEILCGYSHDYLKDSLNKYYRIDGLTATDALQTDE; encoded by the exons atggaaaCGATTCTCAGAAAACTTAGACGatctaataaaaaagacgAACCTGTCGAAGAAATAGACGGAATTGATGAAGACATCTGGGCCCAAGCTAAAACCCTAGATTTCGAtg ACGATCCGTATAATTACAAAtctaatacaaaatataaaaaagataataataaattcgAAAAACgtgaaaatatatcagaagacatatatttagaaaatgatgaattaGAGAGTGACGAATTagaaaattcaaataataaaataaacgaaaaatattatataaattccatttcattattgaatgattatttacataatgTTAGTAAAGATGAAGCTAAGgatcattatataaaaaaggggaaaaaatactataataaatatcagaatgataatataaaaaggacAGAATATGATCAAAAAGCTttcaataaatatgcatgtGAAACGaaagaatattttgaaCCAGACAATGAAATGAATGTGCTTAAAGAAACAGCCATTGAAaggataaaaattaaaaaattagataAAAAACATCAGCACGTTGAAGAAACTCTAGAAGACGAAATATTAGAAGATGATGCTTTAGAAGAGGATGTTTTAGAAGAGGATGTTTTAGAAGAGGATGATGATATTAATGAGGGTGAAGACTACGAAGTTGAAGACTATGAAATCGAagatgaagaagaagaagtaGACAATattgaatataaatatataggaGATACAATAgaattatatgataaagAAAACAATGAGAAATATGAGGAAAATCAAGCagataataacaataatgaaaatatattagaaGATAAAGAGGAAACAGTAATTGAGGTAGAAGAAGATGAAACATATGTTGaagaaaaattagaaatatatactaaTGAACAAATAGATAATGAAGTAGAAATTTCGCAAATCAAAGGAAAAGGTAGATGCATGTTTACAAGAAAAGAATTAAATCCTggtaatataatatttattgaaaaacctttattaattataattccAAGTTTAAATGAAACATTATGggaaattttaaataatttaaataatgaacaaCCTTTTGAGTTGCCACTTAGATGGCATTATGCTGCATTGTGCACAATGACAATGCTTAATGATGATGATTTTAATGCATGTATTGATAAATGGATACCAGAACCTGATAAAGATCCTGATGAAGATGTTTACAATGTTTTAGATAAAGTGTGTGAAATTAAAACTACGAAAAGTGGGgggaaatattattattataaaaataaattaatagaCCCCAATGTTTACGACCGAATAATACAAGTATGGCATTATAATGCCTTTGGCCATCACACCGATTCTGAGGGTCTCGTTCTCTATAACC gTATTTCCATGCTTGCCCATAGTTGTAATTCAACTGCTTGCTGGCATTATGGAGAAAATGATAGTTTTGTTTTACGAGCAAgagtaaaattaaatgtcGGGGATGAACTTACAATATCATATCTCGGGGATGacgatttatataaatcatcTAACA tCAGGAGAGAAAAACTCACCAACTGGTTATTTGTTTGCATGTGCAATCGATGCTCCAACCCTGTGGATTACTCAAGAGGATTTAAATGCGCAACTTGTGGAATAG gaacattttttataaaaagtgaATATGATTGTGAAACGccaataataacaaaatgtAACATTTGTCTATCAGAAGTATCTGAAAGTACAGCTTTAGAATACAttgaatatgaaaatagttATATCGAACGACTTGaagaaacaaataaaaatgatttagCGGATGCACTAtctgtatatatacaagctgacaaaatatttactcAACATTGGGTAATGTAtcaattatatacaatacTATTCGAAGGATATCGAGATGCTTGTGAATGGGGGAAagctatatattatcaaatgCAGAGAATTCGATATGCCATGGAAGTAATACCTAGAGCTAATTATGTACTAGCTTGGCTATACGAAGAATTAGGCGAAATTCATGCTAATTCAATCAATACTGACATATTAACAACAGAGGatgattataaaattacCTATGAAGAAAA aaaaaggatttgctcattttttttaagatcGATACACTTATTAGAAATATTATGTGGGTATTCCCACGATTACCTAAAGGATTCATTG AACAAATACTACAGAATTGATGGACTAACTGCTACGGACGCATTGCAAACAGATGAAtaa